A genomic region of Raphanus sativus cultivar WK10039 chromosome 6, ASM80110v3, whole genome shotgun sequence contains the following coding sequences:
- the LOC108812888 gene encoding peroxisomal (S)-2-hydroxyacid oxidase GLO4 isoform X2: MASCTIEEVASSCNAVRFLQIYVYKRRDVTAQMVKRAEKAGFKAIVMTVDVPKLGRREADIKNKMVSPQLRNFEGLISTKVIPSEGSGVEALAASTFDASLTWKDIEWLRSITKLPIMVKGILTREDALKAVEAGVDGIVVSNHGARQLDYSPATITVLEEIVHAVGGRIPVLLDGGVRRGTDVFKALALGAQAVLIGRPVVYGLAAKGEDGVRKVIEMLQSELELTMALSGCPTIDDITRNHVKTENERLHSML; this comes from the exons ATGGCTTCATGCACTATTGAGGAAGTTGCTTCCAGTTGTAACGCTGTTCGGTTTCTTCAAATATAT GTGTACAAGAGACGCGATGTAACTGCTCAAATGGTGAAAAGAGCTGAGAAAGCTGGATTCAAGGCCATTGTTATGACTGTTGATGTTCCTAAACTTGGCAGAAGGGAAGCAGATATAAAAAACAA AATGGTATCCCCACAGCTGAGGAACTTTGAAGGTTTAATATCAACCAAAGTCATACCT AGTGAAGGTTCAGGGGTTGAAGCCTTAGCCGCTAGTACGTTTGATGCTTCGTTAACTTGGAAG GACATAGAATGGTTAAGATCTATTACAAAGTTGCCGATTATGGTCAAGGGGATACTCACCCGTGAAGACG CTCTTAAGGCTGTTGAAGCCGGTGTAGATGGAATAGTTGTATCCAACCATGGGGCTCGCCAGCTTGACTATTCACCAGCTACTATAACTGTTTTAGAGGAG ATTGTTCATGCTGTTGGAGGGAGGATTCCGGTTTTGCTTGATGGAGGTGTGAGACGAGGAACAGATGTTTTCAAAGCGTTGGCACTAGGAGCACAAGCTGTTCTT ATAGGGAGGCCTGTGGTGTATGGGCTTGCAGCAAAGGGTGAAGATGGAGTGAGAAAAGTGATTGAGATGCTGCAGAGTGAGTTGGAGTTAACTATGGCTCTTTCTGGTTGTCCCACCATTGATGACATCACCAGAAACCATGTTAAGACTGAAAATGAGAGACTTCACTCAATGCTCTGA
- the LOC108812887 gene encoding nuclear pore complex protein NUP107-like, protein MDTDMDTSPSYFDPEGVLSVRDQFRRYRKRHSTSPHEEISSRSVSENRLLYDGNHIHSPTNTALLLENIKEEVDNFHPLSAAVSPRSGDDDEALFRRVESQSLKACKVENDELAESGDTTFALFASLFDSALQGLMPIPDLILRLEDSCRDVSQSIRYGSDVRHRVVEDKLMRQKAQLLLGEAASWSLLWNLYGKATEEVPQELIMSPSTSHLEACQFVVNDHTAQLCLRIVLWLEDLASKSLDLERKVRGSHVGTYLPNAGVWHHTQRYLKKNGSAADIVRHLDFDSPTREQARLLPDDKKQDESLLEDVWILLRAGRIEEACDLCRSAGQPWRAATLCPFSGMDMFPSVEALVKNGKNRTLQAIELESGFGNQLRLWKWASYCASEKIAEQDGGKHEVAVFANQCSNLNRILPICTDWESACWAMAKSWLDVQVDLELAQSKPGLTEKFRSCLDESPDTMQNGCQASLGPEDWPLHVLNQQPRDLPALLQKLHSGKMVHDAVVRGCKEQHRQIQMTLMSGNISHLLDILWSWIAPLEDDQSNFRPHGDPHMIKFGAHLVLVLRYMLADEIKDREKLSNVGDLILHMYSMFLFSKQHEELVGIYASQLARHRCIELFVHMMELRMHSSVHVKFKIFLSAMEYLPFSHVDDSQGNFEEIVDRVLSRSREIKLAKYDPSVDVAEQHRQQSLQKAIAIQWLCFTPPSTIKDVKDVTSKLLLRSLMHSNILFREFALIAMWRVPATPVGAHTLLSFLAEPLKQLSENPETLEDYVSENLQEFQDWNEYYSCDAKYRNWLKFQLENAEVTELSEEENQKVVVAANETLDSSLSLLLRKDNPWLTFLEDDVFESEEHMFLELHATAMLCLPSGECLRPDATVCATLMSALYASVTEDVVLDRQLMVNVSISSRDSYCIEVVLRCLATEGDGLGPHNANDGGILSAVAAAAFKGELTRFQAGVTMDISRLDAWYSSKEGSLETPATYIVRGLCRRCCLPELVLRSMQVSVCLMESGNPPEYHDELIELVASDETGFLSLFSQQQLQEFMLFEREYRLSQLELQEELSSS, encoded by the exons ATGGACACGGATATGGACACTTCTCCTAGCTACTTCGACCCCGAGGGCGTCCTCAGCGTCAGGGATCAATTCCGTCGCTACCG GAAGAGACACTCTACATCGCCGCACGAGGAGATCTCGAGTCGGAGTGTCAGTGAGAATAGGTTACTGTACGATGGGAATCACATCCATAGTCCGACGAACACTGCCTTGCTTCTTGAGAACATTAAAGAAGAGGTTGATAACTTTCACCCTCTCTCTGCTGCTGTTTCCCCGAGGAGTGGTGACGACGATGAGGCTCTGTTTCGTAGAGTTGAGAGTCAGTCACTGAAGGCTTGCAAGGTTGAGAATGATGAGTTGGCGGAGAGTGGAGATACTACTTTTGCTCTGTTTGCTTCTCTGTTTGATTCTGCTCTTCAAG GACTGATGCCCATTCCGGATCTAATATTGAGACTTGAGGACTCATGCAGGGATGTTTCTCAATCGATTAG GTATGGATCAGATGTAAGACATCGGGTTGTGGAGGATAAACTTATGAGACAGAAGGCTCAGCTTTTGCTTGGTGAGGCTGCCTCCTGGTCACTTTTATGGAACCTATATGGAAAAG CTACTGAAGAAGTTCCGCAGGAATTGATTATG TCCCCATCGACATCTCATTTGGAGGCTTGTCAGTTTGTTGTAAACGACCATACAGCTCAGCTATGCCTTCGGATAGTCCTGTGGCTGGAAGATCTAGCTTCAAAATCACTTGATTTGGAAAGAAAG GTGAGGGGATCTCATGTGGGTACTTATCTTCCTAACGCTGGAGTGTGGCATCACACACAAAGATATCTCAAGAAAAATGGCTCTGCTGCTGATATTGTACGCCATTTGGACTTTGATTCCCCAACTCGTGAACAAGCTCGTCTTCTTCCTGATGATAAA AAACAAGATGAATCTCTTCTTGAGGATGTTTGGATTTTGTTAAGGGCTGGAAGAATAGAGGAGGCCTGTGATCTCTGCAGGTCCGCTGGCCAG CCATGGAGAGCTGCAACTTTGTGCCCCTTTTCTGGAATGGACATGTTTCCTTCTGTTGAAGCGTTGGTAAAGAATGGGAAAAACAGGACTCTCCAGGCTATCGAGCTGGAAAGTGGATTTGGCAATCAACTGCGTCTTTGGAAATGGGCTTCGTACTGTGCATCAGAG AAAATTGCAGAGCAGGATGGCGGCAAGCATGAAGTTGCTGTTTTTGCAAACCAATGCAGCAACCTGAACCGCATCTTGCCAATTTGTACTGATTGGGAG TCAGCTTGCTGGGCGATGGCAAAATCATGGCTTGATGTTCAAGTTGATCTAGAACTCGCCCAATCAAAGCCAGGCTTGACAGAAAAGTTTAGAAGTTGTCTTGATGAAAGCCCTGACACTATGCAAAATGGTTGTCAGGCTTCACTTGGACCAGAAGATTGGCCGCTCCATGTTCTGAACCAGCAACCCCGTGACCTTCCTGCTCTTCTTCAGAAACTCCATTCAGG GAAAATGGTACACGATGCGGTTGTCAGGGGATGCAAAGAGCAGCACCGACAAATTCAG ATGACCCTTATGTCGGGGAATATCTCACATCTTCTTGATATACTATGGTCATGGATCGCGCCCTTAGAAGATGATCAAAGCAACTTTAG GCCCCATGGCGATCCTCATATGATAAAGTTCGGTGCTCACTTGGTGCTTGTTCTTAGGTATATGCTTGCTGACGAAATCAAGGACAGGGAGAAGCTCAGCAATGTTGGTGATCTTATTCTTCATAT GTATTCGATGTTTCTATTTTCAAAACAACACGAAGAACTCGTAGGAATATATGCTTCTCAGCTTGCTCGTCACCGCTGCATCGAACTTTTTGTACACATGATGGAGCTAAGGATGCATAGCAG CGTACATGTGAAGTTCAAGATCTTCCTATCCGCTATGGAATACTTACCATTCTCTCACGTGGATGACTCGCAAGGAAATTTTGAGGAAATAGTTGACAG GGTTTTGTCAAGATCCCGGGAAATCAAACTTGCAAAATATGATCCCTCAGTTGATGTTGCAGAGCAGCATCGTCAACAGAGTCTTCAAAAAGCCATAGCCATTCAGTGGCTCTGTTTTACACCTCCATCTACTATAAAGGATGTCAAGGATGTTACTTCTAAATTACTCCTGCGATCTTTGATGCACAG CAACATACTTTTCCGAGAGTTTGCTTTGATCGCCATGTGGAGAGTGCCTGCAACTCCTGTGGGTGCACACACGCTTCTTAGTTTTCTTGCTGAACCTCTGAAGCAACTCTCAGAGAATCCAGAGACACTCGAGGATTATGTTTCCGAGAATTTACAGGAGTTCCAAGACTGG aatgaGTACTATTCCTGTGACGCAAAATATCGCAACTGGCTCAAATTCCAATTAGAGAATGCTGAAGTCACTGAATTGTCAGAAGAGGAAAATCAAAAAGTTGTAGTAGCAGCCAATGAGACTTTGGATTCTTCTTTGTCACTGCTCCTCA GAAAAGACAATCCCTGGTTGACATTTCTTGAAGACGATGTATTCGAGTCAGAAGAACATATGTTCCTTGAGTTGCATGCAACTGCGATGCTCTGTTTGCCTTCTGGTGAATGTTTGCGCCCAGATGCCACTGTCTGCGCGACATTAATGAGTGCGCTTTACGCTTCTGTCACGGAGGACGTTGTTTTGGACCGTCAGTTAATG GTAAATGTATCGATTTCATCAAGGGACAGCTACTGCATCGAGGTTGTGCTTCGGTGTTTAGCAACTGAAGGGGATGGACTTGGGCCACACAATGCCAATGATGGGGGTATTTTAAGTGCAGTTGCCGCAGCTGCTTTTAAAG GTGAGCTTACCAGGTTCCAGGCAGGTGTTACAATGGATATATCACGCCTAGACGCTTGGTATTCAAGCAAAGAGGGATCGCTTGAAACACCTGCAACTTATATTGTCCGCGGTCTCTGTAGGAGATGCTGTCTTCCAGAGCTAGTTCTTCGATCTATGCAG GTGTCTGTTTGTCTAATGGAGTCGGGAAATCCACCTGAATATCACGATGAACTGATTGAGCTCGTGGCTTCTGATGAAACTGGTTTTCTCTCTTTATTCAGCCAACAACAATTACAG GAGTTTATGTTGTTTGAGAGAGAATATCGTCTGTCTCAATTGGAGCTCCAGGAGGAACTTTCATCCTCTTGA
- the LOC108806452 gene encoding oligouridylate-binding protein 1C, which produces MQNPRFRQQQQQQAMMQQQALMQQHSLYHPGVLAPHQLEPVPSGNLPPGFDPSTCRSVYVGNIHIQVTEPLLQEIFTSTGPVESSKLIRKDKSSYGFVHYFDRRSAALAILSLNGRHLFGQPIKVNWAYATGQREDTSSHFNIFVGDLSPEVTDAALYQIFSVFSTCSDARVMWDQKTGRSRGFGFVSFRNQQDAQTAINEMNGKWLSSRQIRCNWATKGATSGEDKLSSDGKSVVELTTGSSEDGKEPLDEDAPENNSQFTTVYVGNLAPEVTQLDLHRYFHALGAGVIEEVRVQRDKGFGFVRYNTHPEAALAIQMGNSQPYLFNRQIKCSWGSKPTPPGTASNPLPPPAPAPVPGLSAADLLAYERQLALSKMALMHPQGQHPLRQAAHGINGAGATAAMYDGGFQNLAAAPQLMYYH; this is translated from the exons atgcAGAATCCGAGGTTtaggcaacaacaacaacaacaagctaTGATGCAGCAGCAAGCTTTGATGCAACAACACTCTCTTTACCATCCTGGTGTCTTGGCCCCTCatcag TTAGAGCCTGTTCCAAGTGGAAACCTTCCTCCTGGTTTTGATCCCAGCACTTGCCGTAGCGT GTATGTTGGAAATATCCATATACAGGTCACCGAGCCTCTTCTTCAAGAGATTTTTACTAGCACCGGCCCTGTTGAAAGCAGTAAACTCATCAGAAAGGATAAG TCATCATATGGATTTGTTCACTACTTTGACCGAAGATCTGCTGCTCTAGCTATACTGTCTCTCAACGGAAGACACCT GTTTGGACAGCCTATCAAAGTCAACTGGGCTTACGCCACTGGCCAGAGGGAAGATACATCCa GTCACTTTAACATTTTTGTTGGAGACCTCAGTCCAGAGGTTACTGACGCTGCATTATATCaaatcttttctgttttttccaCTTGTTC GGATGCAAGAGTTATGTGGGATCAAAAAACTGGGCGCTCAAGAGGCTTTGGGTTTGTTTCCTTCCGCAATCAACAG GATGCTCAAACTGCTATAAACGAGATGAATG GTAAGTGGCTAAGTAGCAGACAGATAAGATGCAACTGGGCTACAAAAGGTGCTACTTCTGGCGAGGACAAGCTCAGCTCTGATGGAAAAAGTGTTGTGGAACTTACAACTGGCTCATCAG AGGATGGTAAAGAGCCCTTAGATGAGGATGCTCCTGAGAACAACTCTCAGTTTACCACTGTCTATGTGGGAAACCTCGCCCCTGAG GTGACTCAGCTAGATCTACATCGCTACTTCCACGCTCTTGGTGCTGGAGTTATTGAAGAGGTCCGCGTCCAACGAGACAAAGGCTTTGGTTTTGTGAGATATAACACCCACCCAGAGGCTGCTCTTGCTATTCAGATGGGCAACTCTCAGCCTTACCTCTTTAACAGACAGATTAAG TGTTCATGGGGCAGCAAACCAACTCCACCAGGAACAGCATCAAACCCACTTCCTCCACCTGCCCCAGCACCAGTGCCTGGTCTCTCCGCAGCTGATCTCTTAGCGTATGAGAGACAATTGGCACTGAGCAAGATGGCTTTAATGCACCCACAGGGCCAACACCCGCTAAGGCAGGCAGCTCATGGAATCAATGGAGCTGGAGCCACTGCAGCCATGTATGATGGTGGCTTTCAGAATTTAGCTGCAGCACCGCAGCTAATGTATTATCATTAA
- the LOC108807614 gene encoding sm-like protein LSM1B — protein MLASALYNYDDAGKIVVLLRDGRKLMGTLRFFDQFANAVLEGVCERVIVGEQYNDIPLGLYVIRGENVVLIGDLDTEREELPPHMVRVSETEIKRAQKVEREASELRGTMRKRMEFLDFD, from the exons ATGTTGGCCTCTGCTCTTTATAATTATGATGATGCAGGAAAGATAGTTGTGCTGCTTAGAGATGGTAGAAAGCTAATGGGAACACTCCGTTTCTTTGATCAATTCG CCAATGCGGTTTTAGAAGGTGTTTGCGAGAGGGTAATTGTTGGTGAGCAATACAACGACATTCCTTTAGGCCTCTATGTAATCCGTGGAGAGAATGTTGTTCTAATTGGTGACCTT GACACGGAGAGAGAGGAGCTTCCTCCACATATGGTTCGCGTCTCAGAGACAGAGATTAAAAGG GCGCAGAAAGTGGAAAGGGAAGCGAGTGAGCTGAGAGGAACAATGAGAAAGAGAATGGAGTTTCTTGACTTTGATTAA
- the LOC108807405 gene encoding uncharacterized protein LOC108807405 has protein sequence MATATMATAAGAAALLYYTLNRKLIAGPSDVDDEASSSRGASSSLRIDRVSHRLIQAPATWLETISTLSETLRFTYSETLGKWPIGDLAFGINFLIKRQGLLHVDRVFGGEDSIELKGPEVADELRYYLHLLTLCWHFSKKTFPLFLEETGFAKDNVLIHEPKAGILKPAYTVLVDHNSKCFLLLIRGTHSIKDTLTAATGGIVPFHHTVVNESGVSNLVLGYAHCGMVAAARCIAKLATPCLLKGLEQYPDYKIKIVGHSLGGGTAALLTYILREQKMLSTATCVTFAPAACMTWELADSGNDFIVTVVNGADLVPTFSAASVDDLRAEVTASAWLNDLRNQIERTRILSTVYRSATALGSRLPSMASAKAKVAGAGAMLRPVSSGTQVVMRRAQSMLTRPALSLSSWSCMGPRRRAAAATQPNSERQIEAASDPLVAATTSEESNGKWKSEAECSSLGATTDLDECEDPDDIETRQERMTEAELWQQLEHDLYNEDISSELPEEEADVAKEIKEEEEAVIAEAGVSQPEIRTPERKESLRFLPPGKIMHIVTVRSEAVEANEEDALDRTETVEEGRVGIFLTPRSLYSKVRLSQRMISDHFMPVYRRQLERLIHELTLEQEQQH, from the exons ATGGCAACTGCAACTATGGCCACAGCAGCTGGAGCAGCTGCTCTTCTATACTACACTTTGAACCGGAAGCTAATAGCCGGTCCATCCGATGTTGACGATGAAGCTTCTTCTAGCCGTggcgcttcttcttctttgaggATTGATCGTGTTTCCCATAGACTTATCCAAGCTCCAGCCACTTGGCTTGAAACTATCTCCACTCTCTCCGAGACTCTTCGTTTTACTTACTCCGAGACTCTAGGGAAGTGGCCTATTGGTGATCTCGCCTTTGGTATTAACTTCCTCATCAAGAGACAG GGGCTTTTACATGTTGATCGTGTCTTTGGCGGTGAAGATAGTATAGAGCTCAAAGGACCAGAAGTAGCCGATGAGCTTAGATACTATCTCCACTTGCTGACGCTGTGTTGGCACTTCTCCAAGAAGACGTTTCCTTTGTTCTTGGAAGAGACTGGCTTTGCAAAAGACAACGTTCTCATCCACGAACCCAAAGCTGGGATACTGAAGCCGGCTTATACGGTTCTCGTGGATCACAATTCGAAATGTTTTCTATTATTGATCCGTGGTACGCATAGCATCAAGGACACGTTGACGGCTGCCACAGGAGGGATAGTGCCGTTTCATCATACCGTTGTGAACGAGAGTGGGGTCAGCAACTTGGTCTTAGGGTATGCTCATTGTGGTATGGTTGCTGCTGCTCGGTGTATAGCTAAACTCGCCACTCCTTGTCTTCTCAAGGGTCTTGAGCAGTATCCAGATTATAAAATCAAG ATCGTTGGGCACTCTTTGGGTGGTGGAACGGCTGCTCTTTTGACGTATATATTGAGGGAGCAGAAGATGCTCTCTACAGCTACATGTGTTACATTTGCCCCAG CTGCTTGTATGACTTGGGAACTAGCTGACTCTGGTAACGACTTCATTGTAACCGTCGTAAATGGAGCTGATCTGGTTCCTACGTTTTCTGCTGCATCAGTAGATGACTTACGCGCTGAG GTAACAGCATCTGCTTGGCTAAATGATCTGAGGAATCAGATCGAACGGACTCGAATCCTCAGCACTGTGTATCGCTCAGCGACAGCTTTGGGATCCCGTCTTCCGTCTATGGCCAGTGCCAAAGCCAAAGTTGCTGGTGCCGGTGCAATGCTACGCCCAGTGTCTAGCGGCACACAGGTTGTGATGAGGAGAGCTCAGAGTATGCTGACCCGTCCTGCGTTGAGCTTGTCTTCTTGGTCGTGTATGGGTCCCAGGCGTAGAGCCGCTGCGGCTACTCAACCAAACTCTGAACGTCAGATTGAAGCAGCTTCAGATCCTCTTGTTGCTGCTACCACGAGTGAAGAAAGTAACGGGAAATGGAAATCAGAAGCCGAGTGTTCTAGTCTTGGAGCCACCACTGATCTCGACGAGTGCGAGGATCCAGACGATATCGAGACGCGGCAAGAGCGTATGACTGAAGCCGAGCTATGGCAGCAGCTGGAGCATGACCTTTACAACGAAGACATCTCTTCGGAGCTGcctgaagaagaagctgatgtgGCGAAAGAGAtcaaggaagaagaggaagctgTGATCGCAGAGGCGGGTGTGTCTCAGCCGGAGATTCGGACGCCTGAGAGGAAAGAATCTCTCAGATTCCTCCCGCCAGGGAAGATTATGCACATCGTCACGGTCCGGTCCGAGGCTGTAGAGGCAAACGAAGAAGATGCGTTGGATAGGACTGAGACGGTGGAGGAGGGAAGAGTAGGAATCTTTCTGACGCCGAGGTCGTTGTATAGTAAAGTGAGGTTATCGCAGAGGATGATAAGCGATCACTTCATGCCTGTTTACAGACGACAGCTTGAACGGTTGATACATGAGCTAACACTCGAACAGGAACAACAGCATTGA
- the LOC108807613 gene encoding subtilisin-like protease SBT1.4, whose protein sequence is MAAKLSLSSVLVVFSLFFCFYPSSSSSDGLDSYIVHLQGSHKPSLFSSHSHWHNSLLRSLPSSPQPATLLYSYSRAAHGFSARLSPSQTSALRRHPSVISVIPDQAREIHTTHTPAFLGFSDNSGLWSNSNYGEDVIVGVLDTGIWPEHPSFSDSGLDPVPSTWKGACEIGPDFPASSCNRKLIGARAFHKGHLTHHPHAEEESRSPRDTAGHGTHTASTAAGSVVVNASLYQYARGVARGMASKARIAAYKICWTGGCYDSDILAAMDQAVADGVHVISLSVGANGFAPEYHKDSIAIGAFGAMRHGIVVSCSAGNSGPGPQTATNIAPWILTVGASTVDREFTANAITGDGRVFTGTSLYAGEPLPDSQIPLVYSGDCGSRLCFLGKLNSSLVEGKIVLCDRGGNARVEKGSVRQ, encoded by the coding sequence ATGGCCGCgaagctctctctctcctccgtCTTAGtcgttttctctctcttcttctgtttctaTCCGTCGTCATCTTCGTCGGATGGCTTGGACTCGTACATCGTTCATCTGCAGGGATCTCACAAGCCTTCTCTCTTCTCCTCCCACAGCCATTGGCACAACTCTCTCCTCCGCTCTCTCCCATCCTCACCCCAACCGGCGACTCTCCTCTACTCCTACTCACGCGCCGCTCACGGCTTCTCCGCTCGTCTTTCACCTTCCCAGACCTCCGCTCTTCGCCGTCACCCCTCCGTCATCTCCGTCATACCGGATCAGGCGCGTGAGATCCACACCACTCACACCCCTGCCTTCCTCGGCTTCTCCGATAACTCCGGCCTCTGGAGCAACTCCAATTACGGCGAAGACGTGATCGTCGGCGTTCTGGACACCGGAATCTGGCCGGAGCATCCGAGTTTCTCCGATTCAGGTCTCGATCCGGTCCCTTCTACATGGAAAGGCGCGTGCGAGATAGGGCCTGATTTTCCCGCGTCTTCTTGCAACCGTAAGCTCATCGGAGCTCGAGCGTTCCACAAGGGACATCTCACGCATCATCCGCACGCAGAGGAGGAATCGAGATCCCCGCGCGATACAGCGGGTCACGGGACGCACACCGCATCAACCGCGGCGGGATCGGTTGTGGTCAACGCGAGTCTGTACCAGTACGCGCGGGGCGTGGCGCGTGGGATGGCGTCGAAAGCTAGAATCGCCGCTTACAAAATCTGTTGGACTGGTGGTTGTTACGATTCAGATATCCTCGCGGCGATGGATCAGGCCGTTGCGGATGGTGTCCACGTCATCTCTCTTTCCGTTGGCGCCAACGGTTTCGCGCCAGAGTATCACAAAGACTCCATCGCGATCGGAGCGTTCGGAGCGATGCGGCACGGTATCGTCGTCTCATGCTCCGCCGGAAACTCAGGTCCCGGACCTCAGACCGCCACCAACATCGCTCCCTGGATCCTAACCGTCGGCGCATCGACGGTGGACAGAGAGTTCACCGCGAACGCGATCACCGGAGATGGGAGAGTCTTCACGGGAACGTCGCTCTACGCCGGCGAACCTCTCCCCGACTCTCAGATCCCTCTGGTGTACTCCGGCGACTGCGGAAGCAGATTGTGCTTCCTCGGGAAGCTGAACTCGTCCTTGGTGGAAGGGAAGATCGTTCTCTGCGACAGAGGAGGAAACGCGAGAGTCGAGAAAGGAAGCGTGAGACAGTAA